One Stenotrophomonas maltophilia DNA window includes the following coding sequences:
- a CDS encoding winged helix-turn-helix domain-containing protein, translated as MNSSEIQPPDADRIQVGECVVTLSSREVEVAGARRPRRLTPKALGVLRVLLRQPGRVVTREELFAEVWPDTLPTNDVLTQAVTQLRKAFANDEDNGQAYIETIAKSGYRLLVPVQVLDTPEPVVDTVELADPSLPLAGAVVAAPAGAASPVPGLRRTWRQVRRQILLATGILMLVTVIVLTMLLLRRAPAASSPVDEAVENGVRVIGSPQRPYRLITATSGFETYPTLSPDGSQVAYEGANEDGNGGGAIKVQTSGNAPARQLLAPPAGASDRFPSWSPDGREIAFARFSADGGCQVLIASATGGALRQATRCDGTELLSFDWTPDGRGLVFGSMVGRYAHRGIRVLDLASGQWRDLDYSVDADDFDYAPRYSPDGKWLVFVRNPQMGDLWRMPASGGTPEQLTNEAAEQRGWAWLEDGRTIVFGRRVDSEVRLYYLDVERRTLRDAGLDDAQWPAVSRHGGVLAFVHRRAQFGVFKVPTEGGHAERLFASSGRDGQPMAAPDGRQLVFTSDRSGSFALWWADMQRPDSLRPIEGLRPEGRQAPDWSADSRHLLVVGRDEHGRTVVYEISPRDERLQPLPVPAEQPLQALYAATENQLLVVERDADQRTRLSLFDRSTQPWRRLASIDGVSQARFDRGSGRVLFTRLAAGGLWSVDPALSSASVRQISEDRPSRWRYRTWTVAGSGGVGYLGTSTQCGTTLVRIEAGTETPERCLDPQRLSAGNGISASADGRDLYVALAVSDGADIGVMRLPEQAPALFPAFSRVLILKKNFSS; from the coding sequence ATGAACAGCAGCGAAATCCAGCCGCCCGACGCTGACCGTATCCAGGTTGGCGAATGCGTCGTCACCTTGTCCTCGCGAGAGGTCGAGGTTGCGGGTGCGCGTCGTCCACGCCGGCTCACGCCAAAGGCACTGGGTGTACTGCGGGTGTTGCTGCGGCAGCCGGGGCGGGTGGTGACCCGCGAGGAGCTGTTTGCCGAGGTGTGGCCCGACACGCTGCCCACCAACGACGTGCTGACCCAGGCGGTCACCCAGCTGCGCAAGGCGTTTGCCAACGACGAAGACAACGGGCAGGCCTACATCGAGACCATCGCCAAGAGCGGCTACCGCCTGTTGGTGCCGGTGCAGGTGCTGGACACGCCCGAGCCTGTCGTGGACACCGTCGAGTTGGCCGATCCGTCCTTGCCATTGGCAGGCGCCGTAGTTGCGGCCCCGGCCGGTGCTGCGTCGCCGGTGCCGGGTCTGCGCAGGACATGGCGGCAGGTGCGGCGCCAGATATTGCTGGCCACCGGCATCTTGATGCTCGTGACGGTGATCGTGCTGACGATGCTGTTGCTGCGGCGCGCTCCGGCGGCAAGTTCACCGGTCGACGAGGCCGTCGAGAACGGTGTCCGTGTGATCGGCAGCCCGCAGCGGCCGTACCGGCTGATCACCGCGACCAGTGGGTTCGAGACATATCCAACGCTTTCGCCGGATGGCTCCCAGGTTGCCTACGAAGGTGCCAATGAGGACGGCAACGGCGGCGGAGCGATCAAGGTGCAAACGTCCGGCAATGCGCCCGCCCGCCAGTTGTTGGCGCCCCCGGCCGGAGCCAGTGATCGTTTCCCGAGCTGGTCGCCGGATGGGCGCGAGATCGCATTTGCGCGGTTCAGTGCCGATGGCGGCTGCCAGGTGCTGATTGCCAGTGCCACGGGCGGCGCCCTGCGCCAGGCCACGCGCTGTGATGGCACCGAACTGCTCAGCTTCGACTGGACCCCGGACGGCCGTGGACTGGTGTTTGGCAGCATGGTCGGGCGCTACGCGCATCGCGGCATCCGCGTGCTCGACCTGGCCAGTGGCCAATGGCGCGACCTGGACTACAGCGTCGATGCCGATGACTTCGACTATGCGCCGCGTTATTCGCCCGACGGCAAGTGGCTGGTGTTCGTGCGCAATCCACAGATGGGTGATCTGTGGCGGATGCCCGCCAGTGGCGGTACTCCGGAGCAGCTGACCAACGAGGCGGCGGAACAGCGGGGCTGGGCCTGGCTGGAGGATGGCCGCACCATCGTATTCGGCCGTCGCGTCGACAGCGAAGTGCGCCTGTATTACCTCGACGTTGAGCGCCGTACGCTGCGCGACGCGGGCCTGGACGATGCGCAGTGGCCCGCGGTCTCCCGGCATGGCGGTGTATTGGCGTTCGTTCACCGGCGTGCACAGTTCGGCGTATTCAAGGTGCCCACCGAGGGAGGCCACGCGGAGCGTCTGTTTGCCTCCAGTGGCCGTGACGGCCAGCCGATGGCCGCGCCGGATGGTCGGCAGCTGGTTTTCACCTCCGACCGTTCCGGCAGTTTCGCCCTGTGGTGGGCGGACATGCAGCGGCCGGATTCGCTGCGGCCGATCGAAGGCCTGCGGCCGGAGGGACGGCAGGCACCGGACTGGTCCGCTGACAGCCGTCACCTGCTGGTGGTGGGGCGTGATGAACACGGGCGCACGGTGGTCTATGAGATCTCACCACGCGATGAGCGCCTGCAGCCGTTGCCGGTGCCCGCGGAACAACCGTTGCAGGCGTTGTACGCGGCAACCGAGAACCAGCTGCTGGTAGTCGAGCGCGACGCCGACCAGCGCACCCGCTTGAGCCTGTTTGATCGCAGCACACAACCGTGGCGTCGGTTGGCCAGCATCGATGGGGTGTCGCAGGCGCGTTTCGATCGCGGCAGCGGACGCGTCCTGTTCACGCGCCTTGCCGCTGGCGGGCTGTGGTCGGTCGATCCTGCATTGTCGTCGGCCAGCGTGCGCCAGATCAGTGAGGACCGGCCGAGCCGCTGGCGCTATCGCACCTGGACCGTGGCCGGCAGCGGTGGCGTCGGCTATCTCGGAACCTCCACCCAGTGCGGCACGACCCTGGTCAGGATCGAGGCGGGAACCGAGACGCCGGAGCGCTGCCTCGACCCGCAGCGGCTCAGTGCAGGCAATGGAATCAGTGCCAGCGCCGATGGGCGCGACCTCTATGTGGCCCTGGCGGTCAGTGACGGTGCAGACATTGGCGTCATGCGTCTGCCCGAGCAAGCCCCGGCGCTGTTTCCGGCGTTCTCCAGAGTATTGATTCTCAAGAAGAATTTTTCTTCGTAA
- a CDS encoding ion channel, with the protein MPIAVTTRWLAIARRHPSAWLLAAQLIAVLLYPALDDTAGGRAALGMFGMAVLGLALWVVQRSPLGTWLALLLAIPSVVFSLAGALLDRTGLITTAQLLESLLYFYTAGALIAYMLQDHKVTRDELFAAGATFTLLAWAFAFAFAVCQQWYPGSFHGTGGGDQRSWMELLYLSFSLLSGVGLSDVVPLHPQARALVMLEQFAGVMYVALVVSRLVGLTMLRRM; encoded by the coding sequence ATGCCCATTGCCGTGACCACCCGCTGGCTGGCCATCGCCCGCCGCCATCCTTCGGCCTGGTTGTTGGCCGCCCAGTTGATCGCGGTGCTGCTGTATCCCGCACTCGATGACACCGCCGGTGGCCGGGCGGCGCTGGGCATGTTCGGCATGGCGGTACTCGGCCTGGCGCTGTGGGTGGTCCAGCGCAGTCCGCTGGGCACGTGGCTGGCGTTGCTGCTGGCCATTCCCTCGGTGGTGTTCTCGCTGGCCGGCGCGCTGTTGGACCGCACCGGCCTGATCACCACGGCGCAGCTGCTGGAGAGCCTGCTGTACTTCTATACGGCCGGGGCGTTGATCGCCTACATGCTGCAGGACCATAAAGTCACCCGGGACGAACTGTTCGCTGCGGGAGCGACCTTCACCTTGCTGGCCTGGGCCTTCGCATTTGCGTTCGCCGTGTGCCAGCAGTGGTACCCGGGCAGTTTCCACGGCACCGGCGGTGGCGATCAGCGCAGCTGGATGGAGTTGCTTTATCTGAGCTTCAGCTTGCTGTCCGGGGTGGGATTAAGCGATGTCGTACCGCTGCACCCGCAAGCGCGGGCTTTGGTAATGCTGGAGCAGTTCGCAGGCGTGATGTACGTCGCGCTTGTGGTGTCGCGGCTGGTCGGATTGACGATGCTGCGACGCATGTGA
- the thiC gene encoding phosphomethylpyrimidine synthase ThiC has translation MNAQLSALQQQAQQLSESVTRPIPGSRKIHVPGSRPDLQVPMREIALTRTPTLFGGEENAPVTVYDTSGPYTDPDVRIDLSVGLPTLRRGWVEERGDTEQLEGLSSSFGRDREHDPKLDAVRFPARSLPRRARAGANVTQMHYARRGIITPEMEFVAIRENQRLDAIRDAGLLQQHPGEAFGASIQKIITPEFVRDEIARGRAVLPNNINHPESEPMIIGRNFLTKINANIGNSAVSSGIAEEVEKLVWAIRWGGDTVMDLSTGKHIHETREWIIRNSPVAIGTVPIYQALEKVDGRAEALTWEIFRDTLIEQAEQGVDYFTIHAGVLLRYVPLTAKRVTGIVSRGGSIMAKWCLAHHRENFLYTHFEDICEIMKAYDVTFSLGDGLRPGCIADANDAAQFGELETLGELTKIAWKHDVQTMIEGPGHVPMQLIKENMDKQLRECGEAPFYTLGPLTTDIAPGYDHITSAIGAAMIGWFGTAMLCYVTPKEHLGLPNRQDVRDGIMAYRIAAHAADLAKGHPGAQVRDNALSKARFEFRWEDQFHLGLDPEKAKEFHDETLPKDAHKLAHFCSMCGPHFCSMKITQDVRDYAEAGMKEKSEEFRAAGAEVYRQG, from the coding sequence ATGAACGCACAGCTCTCCGCCCTGCAGCAACAGGCCCAGCAACTCTCCGAATCCGTGACCCGGCCGATCCCCGGTTCGCGCAAGATCCATGTGCCCGGTTCACGCCCGGATCTTCAGGTGCCGATGCGCGAGATCGCGCTGACCCGCACGCCGACGCTGTTCGGCGGTGAAGAGAATGCACCGGTCACGGTCTACGACACGTCGGGCCCGTATACCGATCCGGACGTGCGTATCGATCTGTCCGTCGGCCTGCCGACGCTGCGTCGTGGTTGGGTGGAGGAACGCGGTGATACCGAGCAGCTTGAAGGACTGAGTTCTTCGTTCGGCCGCGACCGTGAGCATGACCCGAAGCTTGATGCCGTACGCTTCCCCGCGCGCAGCCTGCCACGCCGTGCACGTGCAGGCGCGAACGTCACCCAGATGCACTACGCGCGCCGCGGCATCATCACGCCGGAGATGGAGTTCGTCGCCATCCGCGAAAACCAGCGGCTGGACGCGATCCGTGATGCCGGCCTGCTGCAGCAGCACCCGGGCGAAGCGTTCGGTGCATCGATCCAGAAGATCATCACACCCGAGTTCGTGCGCGATGAGATCGCCCGTGGCCGCGCGGTGCTGCCCAACAACATCAACCACCCGGAAAGCGAGCCGATGATCATCGGCCGCAACTTCCTGACCAAGATCAACGCCAATATCGGCAACAGCGCTGTGTCCTCGGGCATTGCCGAGGAAGTGGAGAAGCTGGTGTGGGCGATCCGCTGGGGCGGTGACACGGTGATGGACCTGTCCACCGGCAAGCACATCCATGAGACCCGCGAGTGGATCATCCGCAACTCGCCGGTGGCGATCGGTACCGTGCCGATCTACCAGGCGCTGGAAAAGGTCGATGGCCGTGCCGAAGCGCTCACCTGGGAGATCTTCCGCGACACGCTGATCGAGCAGGCCGAGCAGGGCGTGGACTACTTCACCATCCACGCCGGCGTGCTGCTGCGCTATGTGCCGCTCACCGCCAAGCGCGTGACCGGCATCGTCAGCCGCGGCGGTTCGATCATGGCCAAGTGGTGCCTGGCGCACCACAGGGAGAACTTCCTCTACACGCATTTCGAAGACATCTGCGAGATCATGAAGGCCTACGACGTGACCTTCTCGCTGGGGGATGGCCTGCGCCCGGGCTGCATCGCCGATGCCAACGATGCCGCGCAGTTCGGCGAGCTGGAAACGCTGGGTGAACTGACGAAGATCGCCTGGAAACACGATGTGCAGACCATGATCGAAGGCCCTGGCCACGTGCCGATGCAGCTGATCAAGGAAAACATGGACAAGCAGCTGCGCGAGTGCGGTGAAGCGCCGTTCTATACGCTGGGGCCGCTGACCACCGATATCGCACCGGGCTACGACCACATCACCAGCGCGATCGGTGCGGCAATGATCGGTTGGTTCGGTACGGCCATGCTCTGCTACGTGACGCCGAAGGAGCACCTCGGCCTGCCCAACCGCCAGGACGTGCGCGACGGCATCATGGCCTACCGCATCGCCGCGCATGCGGCCGACCTGGCCAAGGGGCATCCCGGTGCGCAGGTGCGCGACAACGCGCTGAGCAAGGCGCGCTTCGAGTTCCGCTGGGAAGACCAGTTCCACCTTGGCCTGGATCCGGAGAAGGCCAAGGAGTTCCATGACGAGACCCTGCCGAAGGATGCGCACAAGCTGGCGCATTTCTGCTCGATGTGCGGCCCGCACTTCTGTTCGATGAAGATCACCCAGGACGTGCGCGACTACGCCGAGGCCGGCATGAAGGAGAAGTCGGAGGAGTTCCGCGCCGCCGGCGCCGAAGTCTACCGCCAGGGGTGA
- a CDS encoding BCCT family transporter → MVFRVSIALVLLLVLLAGVAPGPFNTVVQSILGELIRGIGWLYLLVVFLALVFLMYLAFGRFGNLRIGGEDAEPEFSRASWMSMLFAAGMGIGLVFWGAAEPISHFSKPPEGLAPESMDAARAAMRYVFFHWGLHPWAIYALIGLAMAWFQFNRNGRGQISDMLQPIIGRHHRGWIGHVVNISAVVATAIGVATALGFGTVQIAAGVERVFGVQAGVPLQLTIIAVAFVLYMASTLSGVGRGMKWLSNFNLALAALLLALVLVLGPTGAIFNTFTTTLGSYLNQLVTMSLRMSPFSSSTWVADWTIFYWAWWISWAPFVGSFIARISRGRSVREFVIGVVLAPTLLGFFWFSVFGGTAIWMQIFGQADLLQALGNGYETVLFTMFDSMPLPLLLSCIALVLLMIFFVTSADSAVLVLASMSTDDAGEPLRKHKVAWGVGIALVAGSLLLAGGLEALQGMITIAALPFALLMLLVMVSLYRVLDQEYTRERRQAQRQRHMIDAWIAREMAAQEETQAEAARAHDQD, encoded by the coding sequence ATGGTGTTTCGCGTTTCCATTGCACTGGTTCTGCTGCTGGTGCTGCTCGCCGGTGTTGCCCCCGGCCCCTTCAATACCGTGGTGCAGAGCATCCTCGGTGAACTCATCCGCGGCATCGGCTGGCTGTACCTGCTGGTCGTTTTCCTTGCGCTCGTGTTCCTGATGTACCTGGCCTTTGGCCGCTTCGGCAACCTGCGCATCGGTGGCGAAGACGCCGAACCCGAGTTCTCGCGCGCCAGCTGGATGTCGATGCTGTTTGCTGCCGGCATGGGCATCGGTCTGGTGTTCTGGGGCGCTGCCGAGCCCATTTCGCACTTCAGCAAGCCACCGGAAGGGCTGGCACCTGAAAGCATGGACGCCGCGCGTGCTGCCATGCGCTACGTGTTCTTCCATTGGGGCCTGCACCCCTGGGCCATCTATGCGCTGATCGGCCTGGCCATGGCCTGGTTCCAGTTCAACCGCAACGGCCGCGGCCAGATCAGCGATATGCTGCAACCGATCATCGGCCGTCACCATCGTGGCTGGATCGGGCATGTGGTCAACATCTCGGCGGTGGTCGCCACTGCGATTGGCGTGGCTACAGCACTGGGCTTCGGCACGGTGCAGATCGCGGCCGGCGTGGAACGCGTGTTCGGCGTGCAGGCGGGCGTTCCGCTGCAGCTGACCATCATTGCAGTGGCCTTCGTTCTGTACATGGCGTCCACGCTCAGCGGCGTCGGCCGCGGCATGAAATGGCTGTCCAACTTCAACCTTGCACTGGCGGCGCTGCTGCTGGCGCTGGTGCTGGTCCTCGGCCCGACTGGTGCGATCTTCAACACCTTCACCACGACGCTGGGTTCCTATCTCAATCAGCTGGTGACGATGAGCCTGCGCATGTCGCCGTTCTCGTCCAGCACCTGGGTGGCCGACTGGACGATCTTCTACTGGGCCTGGTGGATTTCCTGGGCACCGTTCGTCGGTTCGTTCATCGCGCGCATCTCGCGTGGGCGCAGCGTGCGCGAGTTCGTGATCGGCGTGGTGCTGGCACCGACCCTGCTGGGCTTCTTCTGGTTCTCGGTATTCGGCGGCACCGCGATCTGGATGCAGATCTTCGGCCAGGCCGACCTGCTGCAGGCGCTGGGCAATGGCTATGAGACGGTGCTGTTCACCATGTTCGACAGCATGCCATTGCCGTTGCTGCTGTCATGCATCGCGCTGGTGCTGCTGATGATCTTCTTCGTGACCTCGGCTGATTCTGCGGTACTGGTGCTGGCCAGCATGTCCACGGACGACGCTGGCGAGCCATTGCGCAAGCACAAAGTAGCGTGGGGTGTCGGCATTGCGCTCGTGGCGGGTTCCTTGCTGTTGGCAGGCGGACTGGAGGCGCTGCAGGGCATGATCACCATCGCCGCGCTGCCGTTCGCGCTGCTGATGCTTCTTGTGATGGTATCGCTGTATCGGGTGCTGGACCAGGAGTACACGCGCGAGCGGCGGCAGGCGCAGCGCCAGCGGCACATGATCGATGCGTGGATCGCACGCGAGATGGCGGCGCAGGAGGAGACCCAGGCGGAGGCGGCGCGCGCGCACGATCAGGATTGA